Proteins from a single region of Verrucomicrobiales bacterium:
- a CDS encoding helix-turn-helix transcriptional regulator → MDPPLRVYSEQNNRIRYWPALRKLGRDLALARRKRGISTRDMAARLFVGRNTLWRLERGDPTVALGTLVTAAFVLNLHDHLGNLAAPATDELALSLDEQRLPKRIHRKKS, encoded by the coding sequence ATGGATCCTCCATTGCGTGTTTATAGCGAGCAGAACAACCGGATTCGCTATTGGCCTGCGCTGCGGAAGCTGGGGCGCGATCTGGCCCTGGCGCGACGCAAGCGCGGAATTTCCACACGCGACATGGCGGCGCGCCTGTTCGTTGGTCGCAACACCCTTTGGAGACTGGAGCGAGGTGACCCGACGGTGGCGCTTGGCACACTGGTCACGGCCGCGTTCGTTCTCAATTTGCATGATCATTTGGGTAATCTGGCCGCGCCTGCTACGGATGAATTGGCCCTCAGCTTGGATGAGCAGCGCCTGCCGAAGCGCATCCACCGGAAGAAATCATGA
- a CDS encoding YqaE/Pmp3 family membrane protein, with protein MSKLILVILGIILPPLAVFLKTKSAKHTILNIILCLVFWIPGVLHALYLVFR; from the coding sequence ATGAGCAAACTTATTCTGGTCATCCTCGGCATCATCCTTCCGCCTTTGGCAGTTTTTCTTAAAACGAAATCCGCCAAGCACACCATTCTCAATATTATCTTGTGCCTGGTGTTTTGGATCCCGGGCGTTCTTCACGCCCTTTACCTGGTGTTTAGATAA